A portion of the Enterobacter sp. SA187 genome contains these proteins:
- a CDS encoding LysR family transcriptional regulator, which produces MAKRENYNDLYLFMLVVQEGSFTAAAQRLGLAQSGISRSIRELEERLGVQLLVRTTRKLSLTQAGEQLYRTVQSGFDALDKGLSTLAYYRNTPSGTVRINASLHAIDKVLLPKLAIFKERYPDIRLELINESRFVDIIAERFDAGIRLGPEVASGMVAVRITPDMEMAVVGTPEHFRRYGFPQTPADLVIHPCIAYQFGDGNLYAWELIQDGKKITHRPQGQWAFADSYMEAKAARLGLGLAYVPEELVAEDLARGTLIRVMQRYSLRLDGSFLYYPHRKVSPALRAVIDTLKM; this is translated from the coding sequence GTGGCGAAACGGGAAAACTATAACGATCTCTATCTGTTTATGCTGGTGGTGCAGGAAGGGAGTTTTACCGCTGCGGCACAGCGACTTGGACTGGCGCAGTCCGGGATCAGTCGTTCAATACGTGAGCTTGAAGAGAGACTGGGCGTCCAGCTTCTGGTTCGTACCACGCGCAAATTATCCTTAACCCAGGCTGGCGAACAACTCTACCGGACGGTGCAGTCCGGGTTTGACGCGCTGGACAAAGGGCTTTCCACCCTGGCCTATTATCGCAATACGCCTTCCGGCACGGTGCGTATCAATGCCAGTCTGCACGCTATTGATAAAGTGCTGCTTCCGAAGCTTGCGATATTTAAAGAGCGCTATCCTGATATCAGGCTCGAACTCATCAATGAAAGCCGGTTTGTCGATATTATCGCGGAAAGGTTTGATGCGGGAATACGACTGGGGCCGGAGGTCGCCAGCGGCATGGTTGCAGTGAGGATCACACCTGACATGGAGATGGCGGTAGTAGGTACACCGGAGCATTTTCGTCGCTACGGTTTCCCGCAAACGCCCGCGGATTTGGTGATACATCCCTGCATCGCTTACCAGTTTGGCGATGGCAATCTTTATGCCTGGGAACTGATTCAGGACGGGAAAAAAATCACCCACAGGCCGCAGGGGCAGTGGGCGTTTGCAGACAGCTATATGGAAGCAAAAGCGGCCAGGCTTGGTCTGGGCCTGGCATATGTCCCGGAGGAACTGGTGGCCGAAGACTTAGCGCGAGGCACGCTTATCAGAGTCATGCAGCGGTACAGCCTGCGCCTGGACGGTTCGTTTCTTTATTACCCTCACCGCAAGGTGTCCCCTGCTTTGCGGGCAGTGATCGATACGCTTAAAATGTAA
- a CDS encoding GlcG/HbpS family heme-binding protein, whose amino-acid sequence MKRLMLALALATGPVMAFAAGPATVYDMTQALSNKLATEALAVCHGMDRQGVVAVVDRGGNLVSLMRDDNVGPHNTQAAWRKAFTALSTKTPTKEFARKAQSSPDTVNLNTVNELLLLGGGVPVKYHGQVIGAIGLAGTGGGDSDDRCGADAIRNVLGNEQQK is encoded by the coding sequence ATGAAACGTCTTATGCTTGCCCTGGCGCTGGCGACGGGGCCGGTCATGGCCTTTGCCGCCGGGCCTGCCACGGTTTACGACATGACACAGGCGCTGAGTAATAAACTGGCAACGGAGGCGCTGGCGGTCTGTCACGGCATGGATCGCCAGGGCGTGGTGGCCGTGGTGGATCGCGGCGGCAACCTGGTATCGCTGATGCGGGATGACAACGTCGGGCCGCATAATACCCAGGCGGCGTGGCGTAAGGCCTTCACGGCGCTGTCCACCAAAACGCCGACCAAAGAGTTTGCCAGAAAAGCGCAGTCCTCTCCGGATACGGTTAACCTGAACACCGTGAATGAGCTATTGCTGCTCGGCGGCGGTGTACCGGTGAAATACCACGGCCAGGTGATCGGGGCCATTGGCCTTGCGGGCACCGGCGGCGGAGACTCGGACGATCGCTGTGGCGCTGACGCTATTCGTAATGTGCTGGGTAACGAGCAGCAGAAATAG
- the uraH gene encoding hydroxyisourate hydrolase, with protein MKNSIAALSLAMLLAAPGVTFAASKNPISVHVLNQQTGLPAPHVAVTLEQKQGENWKVLNTASTDDDGRVAALWPGKPFEAGDYRVTFKTGKYFADQKQESFFPEIPVEFHISNTTTTYHVPLLLSQYGYSTYRGS; from the coding sequence ATGAAAAATTCCATCGCTGCTTTATCCCTCGCAATGCTGCTGGCCGCACCAGGCGTGACCTTTGCTGCCAGTAAGAACCCGATCAGCGTGCACGTGCTGAACCAGCAAACCGGCCTGCCGGCGCCGCACGTGGCGGTGACGCTTGAGCAGAAACAGGGTGAAAACTGGAAGGTACTGAACACCGCCAGCACCGATGACGATGGCCGCGTGGCGGCGCTGTGGCCGGGCAAACCGTTCGAAGCGGGCGACTATCGCGTGACCTTTAAAACCGGCAAATACTTCGCGGATCAGAAACAGGAAAGCTTCTTCCCGGAAATCCCGGTGGAATTCCATATCAGCAATACCACCACCACCTACCACGTTCCGCTGTTGCTGAGCCAGTACGGTTACTCCACCTACCGCGGGAGCTGA
- the hprR gene encoding response regulator transcription factor HprR: MKLLLIEDNQKASAWVRKGLEEAGYIVDHAADGRDGLHLALEHSYSLVILDIMLPGMDGWQVLKTLRTASNTPVICLTARDSVEDRVKGLELGANDYLVKPFSFAELLARVKNQLRQHQPHSTTLRVADLVMDSARFQVTRDGIPVSLTRKEFMLLWLLASRHGEILPRTLLASEIWGVNFDSETNIVDVAIRRLRRKVDDPFPQKLITTVRGMGYCLSDQEPGRV, translated from the coding sequence ATGAAACTGTTACTGATTGAAGATAACCAGAAAGCCAGCGCCTGGGTGCGCAAAGGGCTTGAGGAAGCGGGCTATATTGTGGATCACGCGGCGGACGGGCGGGACGGCCTGCACCTGGCGCTGGAGCACTCTTACAGCCTTGTCATTCTGGACATTATGCTGCCGGGCATGGATGGCTGGCAGGTACTGAAAACCCTGCGCACCGCCAGCAACACGCCGGTGATTTGCCTTACCGCCCGGGATTCGGTGGAGGATCGCGTGAAAGGCCTGGAGCTGGGGGCGAACGATTACCTTGTCAAACCCTTCTCCTTCGCTGAGCTGCTGGCGCGGGTCAAAAATCAGCTGCGCCAGCATCAGCCGCACAGCACCACGCTGCGCGTGGCGGATCTGGTGATGGACTCGGCGCGCTTTCAGGTAACGCGCGACGGCATACCGGTATCGCTGACACGCAAGGAGTTCATGCTGCTGTGGCTGCTCGCCAGCCGCCACGGTGAAATTCTGCCCCGCACGCTGCTCGCCAGTGAAATCTGGGGGGTGAATTTTGACAGCGAAACCAACATTGTGGATGTCGCCATCCGCCGCCTGCGCCGTAAAGTTGACGATCCCTTCCCACAGAAGCTCATCACCACGGTAAGGGGCATGGGCTATTGTTTGTCCGATCAGGAGCCAGGCCGTGTATAG
- a CDS encoding heavy metal sensor histidine kinase, giving the protein MYSPSLTLRLTAIFTLIMALACGGISLILYNALRSELVWRDDQTLINRAAQLRQLLEDGAHPASLPLYFNRMVDIRQDILSIRTQHEQNVSINHTGVTLPEMSPTPVSTPPGEQQLHRWVNADQTEASALSLQARSQEGPVTITLARVARERAMMLEQYRQKSILVSLAAILLCAAISPLLIRRGLRAIGRLSQIMAETGSDRLTHTVPLQAIPKELLPLGEALNAMRQRLSTDFIRLTQFADDLAHEIRTPINVLLGQNQVALGHARSTEEYEALLEGNIEELEGLSRLTENILFLARATHHNIKLNKETFLLHDALETIIDFLEPLAEEREMVIELHAEGSLTADKMLFQRAITNLLVNAIRYAPDRGTITINTVHRGDVIAIEVANTGEELAEPEKVFERFWRGDNVRHTAGSGLGLSLVSAIAALHGGSAYYRHEHGKNIFGVRLGG; this is encoded by the coding sequence GTGTATAGCCCTTCCCTCACCCTGCGGCTGACCGCCATTTTCACGCTGATCATGGCGCTGGCCTGCGGCGGTATCAGCCTGATCCTGTATAACGCGTTACGCAGCGAACTGGTGTGGCGCGACGATCAGACGCTGATCAACCGCGCCGCCCAGTTACGGCAACTGCTGGAAGACGGCGCGCATCCGGCGTCTCTGCCGCTCTATTTCAACCGTATGGTGGATATTCGTCAGGATATTCTCAGTATCCGCACACAGCATGAGCAGAACGTCAGCATTAACCATACCGGCGTGACGCTGCCGGAGATGTCCCCCACCCCGGTCAGCACCCCCCCTGGCGAGCAGCAGCTACACCGCTGGGTCAACGCGGATCAGACCGAAGCCTCGGCGCTGAGCCTGCAGGCCCGTTCGCAGGAAGGGCCGGTGACCATTACGCTGGCGCGGGTGGCGCGGGAGCGGGCGATGATGCTGGAGCAGTATCGCCAGAAAAGTATTCTGGTGTCGCTGGCGGCGATTTTACTCTGCGCTGCCATCAGCCCGTTGCTGATCCGCCGCGGGCTGCGGGCCATTGGCCGCCTGAGTCAAATCATGGCGGAAACCGGCAGCGATCGCTTAACCCACACCGTGCCGCTTCAGGCGATCCCCAAAGAGCTGTTGCCCCTTGGCGAGGCGCTGAATGCCATGCGCCAGCGCCTGTCGACGGACTTTATCCGTCTGACCCAGTTTGCCGACGACCTGGCCCATGAGATACGCACGCCCATTAACGTGTTATTAGGCCAGAATCAGGTGGCGCTGGGCCATGCGCGCTCCACAGAGGAATATGAGGCGTTGCTGGAAGGGAATATTGAAGAGCTGGAAGGCCTGTCGCGGCTGACGGAAAACATTCTTTTTCTGGCGCGCGCTACCCACCACAATATTAAACTCAATAAAGAAACCTTCTTACTGCATGACGCACTGGAAACCATAATCGATTTCCTGGAGCCGCTGGCAGAAGAAAGGGAAATGGTGATCGAACTCCACGCTGAAGGCAGCCTCACCGCCGATAAGATGCTGTTCCAGCGGGCAATCACAAACCTGCTGGTCAATGCCATCCGCTATGCGCCGGACAGGGGCACGATAACCATTAACACCGTTCATCGCGGCGATGTCATCGCTATCGAAGTGGCAAACACGGGCGAAGAGCTGGCCGAGCCGGAGAAAGTATTCGAACGGTTCTGGCGCGGCGATAACGTCCGCCACACCGCCGGCAGCGGCCTGGGGCTGTCGCTGGTGAGCGCTATCGCCGCATTACACGGCGGCAGCGCGTATTACCGTCACGAGCATGGGAAGAATATTTTTGGGGTACGACTGGGTGGCTGA
- a CDS encoding GNAT family N-acetyltransferase — protein MSITAIREWHMNDYTISTDPEKLDVQAVHQYLTRSTWAKGIDLETVVASIGNSLNFGIYHNDSQTGFARLITDYATFAYLCDVYVLEQYQGEGLGKWLMACIHDHPVFEKLRRIMLFTTTAPWLYEKFGYEPVNRENYAWTITRPDIYLHR, from the coding sequence ATGAGCATTACAGCGATACGTGAATGGCATATGAATGACTATACGATTAGCACAGACCCGGAAAAACTGGATGTGCAGGCGGTGCATCAGTATTTAACGAGATCCACATGGGCTAAAGGAATCGATCTGGAAACCGTTGTGGCCTCCATCGGCAACAGCCTTAACTTTGGCATTTATCATAATGACTCCCAGACAGGCTTTGCTCGTCTGATAACAGATTATGCCACTTTCGCCTATCTGTGCGATGTCTATGTACTTGAGCAATACCAGGGCGAAGGTCTGGGAAAATGGCTGATGGCGTGTATTCATGACCACCCGGTTTTCGAAAAATTACGCAGAATTATGTTGTTCACTACCACTGCACCCTGGCTTTATGAAAAATTTGGCTATGAACCCGTTAACAGGGAAAATTACGCGTGGACCATTACACGACCTGATATCTACCTTCACCGATAA
- a CDS encoding VOC family protein, producing MLQALNHITLAVSNVSRSFDFYVKTPGFTPAAKWARAENIPATRWNFSNIRSGLITRGF from the coding sequence ATGCTGCAAGCCCTCAATCACATCACGCTCGCGGTGAGTAATGTATCCAGAAGCTTTGATTTTTATGTGAAAACGCCTGGCTTTACTCCTGCGGCGAAATGGGCGCGTGCAGAGAACATCCCTGCGACCAGATGGAATTTTTCTAATATCAGGTCCGGGCTTATAACACGTGGTTTCTAA
- a CDS encoding Imm42 family immunity protein, producing the protein MYPNDIRTSTLFVDYDDIIDPENALIAMPCDDEIFNASTDKAFEYLYTIAYPQPTPEDEYPDGICKFNASPTIIIESGACFFAVSNKDFVRILGGKVSELVDHGERRVWQDIKCPIIEDITIEKIEMNKIISSFREYTNSLLQIDR; encoded by the coding sequence ATGTACCCTAATGACATCCGCACATCGACCTTATTCGTTGATTATGATGACATTATTGATCCTGAAAATGCTCTTATAGCTATGCCATGTGATGATGAAATATTTAATGCATCAACAGATAAAGCTTTTGAATATCTGTATACAATAGCTTACCCACAGCCCACGCCAGAGGATGAATATCCTGATGGAATTTGTAAGTTCAATGCTTCACCCACGATCATTATAGAATCTGGAGCATGTTTTTTTGCCGTTTCGAACAAAGACTTCGTTAGAATCTTAGGCGGTAAGGTATCAGAATTAGTTGATCATGGAGAGAGGCGCGTTTGGCAAGACATAAAGTGCCCTATTATAGAAGATATAACTATAGAAAAAATTGAAATGAATAAAATAATTTCAAGCTTCAGGGAGTATACCAATTCTTTATTACAGATAGATCGTTAA
- a CDS encoding cupin domain-containing protein, translating to MISKDNAEHYTWGDDCDGWYLVNRQDMLIIHEKMPPGTHEKRHFHSVSRQFFYVLEGTLMMELEGDKHEITSRQGIEIPPGAKHQARNDSHQPVEFIVISHPTTRGDRSDLSSC from the coding sequence GTGATTTCAAAAGACAATGCTGAGCATTATACCTGGGGTGATGATTGCGACGGTTGGTATCTGGTAAACCGGCAGGATATGCTAATTATTCACGAAAAAATGCCTCCAGGTACGCACGAGAAGCGACACTTTCACTCTGTTTCCAGACAGTTTTTTTATGTCCTTGAGGGTACTCTGATGATGGAACTGGAAGGTGATAAACATGAAATCACCTCCCGGCAGGGAATTGAAATCCCGCCGGGGGCAAAACATCAGGCCCGGAACGACAGCCATCAACCCGTCGAATTTATTGTCATCTCTCATCCGACAACCCGGGGCGATCGTTCTGATCTCTCTTCCTGTTGA
- a CDS encoding LysR family transcriptional regulator, whose protein sequence is MNRTTLEQWAILDCVFTTGSFARAAETLHRSQSSISYNLAQLQTLLGVTLLVPEGRRTVLTPTGATLLSQVRPLLKTFSYVEAQAATLQDGMRSQLNVVVDVIYPRERLFSALQQFQQRWPHIRVKLTEVTESMFPSMPAVDDADVMIVTDRQNIAGRGEWLMNVDFIAVAHRDHPLLSVSGPLTEALLGNWPRIQITDGGDTAAGDSHNWDFSTLDAAAGAVVAGLGYGWLPQAYIQQQLAAGILKPLPLSHGTRRVTPLHIILRQDVPPDEPVSFLISALKMALDTTPPAAPR, encoded by the coding sequence ATGAACAGAACCACCCTGGAACAATGGGCAATACTGGATTGTGTCTTCACCACCGGCAGCTTTGCCCGCGCCGCCGAAACGCTACACCGCAGCCAGTCTTCGATTAGCTACAATCTCGCGCAACTCCAGACGCTACTGGGCGTGACGTTGCTGGTGCCGGAAGGGCGCCGTACTGTATTAACCCCAACCGGGGCCACGCTGCTGAGCCAGGTACGCCCACTCCTGAAAACGTTTAGTTATGTGGAGGCACAGGCTGCGACTTTGCAGGATGGGATGCGGTCGCAGCTTAATGTGGTGGTGGACGTTATCTATCCCCGGGAGCGCCTTTTCTCTGCCCTGCAACAATTCCAACAACGCTGGCCGCATATTCGGGTGAAGCTGACGGAAGTCACGGAAAGCATGTTCCCCTCCATGCCTGCGGTGGACGATGCTGATGTGATGATCGTGACTGACCGGCAAAATATTGCTGGCCGGGGAGAGTGGCTGATGAACGTGGATTTTATAGCCGTGGCCCATCGCGATCATCCGCTGCTGTCGGTATCCGGCCCCCTGACCGAAGCACTGCTTGGTAATTGGCCACGCATACAAATAACAGATGGCGGTGACACTGCCGCAGGGGATAGCCACAACTGGGATTTCTCTACTCTGGATGCGGCGGCAGGCGCTGTCGTGGCCGGTCTGGGATATGGCTGGCTGCCGCAGGCCTATATTCAGCAACAACTGGCGGCAGGTATACTGAAACCATTGCCCCTCAGCCACGGCACTCGCCGGGTCACGCCTTTACACATCATCCTGCGTCAGGATGTTCCGCCGGATGAACCGGTCAGTTTCCTGATATCAGCCCTGAAAATGGCGCTGGACACCACACCGCCAGCGGCGCCCCGGTAA
- a CDS encoding phenolic acid decarboxylase, with product MSNFDKHDLSGFVGKHLVYTYDNGWNYEIYVKNEQTLDYRIHSGLVGNRWVKDQRAYIVRVGENIYKISWTEPTGTDVSLIANLGDKLFHGTIFFPRWVMNNPEKTVCFQNDHIPRMNQYRDAGPAYPTEVIDEFATITFIRDCGANNDSVIACAASELPENFPDNLR from the coding sequence ATGAGCAACTTTGATAAACATGATTTAAGCGGTTTTGTCGGTAAACATCTGGTGTACACCTACGATAACGGCTGGAACTACGAAATTTATGTCAAAAACGAACAAACTCTGGACTACCGTATTCACAGCGGCCTGGTAGGAAATCGTTGGGTCAAAGATCAGCGTGCTTATATTGTCCGCGTGGGTGAGAATATTTATAAAATCTCCTGGACCGAGCCAACCGGGACGGATGTAAGCTTAATTGCCAACCTGGGCGATAAACTCTTCCATGGCACTATTTTCTTCCCGCGCTGGGTAATGAATAACCCTGAAAAAACGGTTTGTTTCCAGAATGACCATATCCCGCGGATGAACCAGTACCGTGATGCCGGTCCGGCTTATCCGACGGAAGTTATTGATGAATTTGCCACCATCACCTTTATTCGTGACTGCGGTGCGAATAATGACAGTGTGATTGCCTGCGCGGCGAGTGAACTGCCGGAAAATTTCCCCGATAACCTGCGTTAA
- a CDS encoding LysR substrate-binding domain-containing protein yields MANNSSATGMDNLSVFMAVFKERSFRTAAKQLGLSPSTVSEKISALEMSLGVPLFTRSTRSVTATEAGQALAGRIAPLLMEMRAALNDVTSTRQCVRGELKLNVTGAVMVDILPPLLDRFLSQHPQIRVEIMVEDRLVDAIAAGCDAGIRYGEHLAKDVIAVPIGPRLQRLALAAAPAYLASKGAIAHPADLLEHNCIRMKFSSGALVPWQFERQGETITVDPPGYITIGVDGASAAIDLARRGKGVIAMFENWLQPHFNSRDLEPVLPQWWQPFEGPWLYFSSRFMSAPLRAFIDFLREEREKDLGASGSASC; encoded by the coding sequence ATGGCGAACAATAGCAGTGCGACGGGGATGGATAATCTGTCGGTTTTTATGGCGGTATTTAAGGAGAGGAGTTTTCGCACGGCGGCGAAGCAACTTGGCTTATCGCCATCGACAGTCAGCGAAAAAATATCCGCGCTGGAAATGAGCCTTGGCGTACCGCTTTTTACCCGCAGCACGCGAAGCGTCACGGCGACAGAGGCAGGTCAGGCGCTGGCCGGGCGTATCGCGCCCTTACTGATGGAAATGAGAGCGGCCCTCAATGATGTCACCAGTACCCGGCAATGTGTGCGCGGTGAGCTTAAGCTGAACGTGACGGGGGCCGTCATGGTGGACATTCTGCCGCCTTTGCTTGACCGTTTTCTCTCGCAACATCCGCAAATACGGGTAGAAATTATGGTCGAAGACCGTCTGGTGGATGCCATAGCCGCGGGCTGCGATGCGGGTATACGCTATGGCGAACATCTGGCGAAAGATGTCATTGCCGTCCCCATAGGTCCCAGATTACAGCGATTAGCCCTGGCGGCCGCCCCCGCGTATCTCGCATCAAAGGGCGCGATCGCTCATCCTGCCGATCTCCTTGAGCATAACTGTATACGCATGAAATTTTCGAGCGGTGCGCTGGTTCCCTGGCAGTTTGAGCGCCAGGGTGAAACCATCACTGTTGATCCGCCGGGCTATATCACTATTGGCGTTGACGGTGCCTCTGCGGCCATCGACCTTGCACGACGCGGCAAGGGCGTTATCGCCATGTTTGAAAACTGGCTACAGCCCCATTTCAACTCGCGGGATCTTGAACCCGTGTTACCGCAATGGTGGCAGCCGTTTGAAGGCCCCTGGCTCTATTTTTCCAGCAGGTTCATGTCTGCGCCGTTACGCGCCTTCATTGATTTTCTCAGAGAGGAGCGGGAAAAGGATTTGGGGGCATCCGGCTCTGCTTCATGCTGA